One window from the genome of Anguilla rostrata isolate EN2019 chromosome 5, ASM1855537v3, whole genome shotgun sequence encodes:
- the golm2 gene encoding protein GOLM2 isoform X1 yields the protein MVGFGANRRGGRLPSFILIALMVVILILSFNYWTVSNKHTRLLDELAEVQTQVKRTDAARSRLEKRNSELMVQVDAHRKQIDQKDGDFNTLESKLRACETQVRRCTDDKAKMESEVTAQTSEIQRLTEQLKELRQEFIKQEEQLREVKGNSTYLERKLEYESLQCGRQIAQLKEDYEDKKKKLEGETAKLKQSLLGNRLSGAVGGHADRAAEGQNAGERHTETAKHQDGPELKVGLGKLASDAGMPGIEDSEVGKLEEMQFALKKPAITRNQAGHVGDTGVKEDTAGAGAGAGAGPDLQKAGGALAGAALEQVGAGNGALPQQRVQQPPPPAQGDKPVLFDEDRKAGVRADELGESRRGPDGGKADGLDAKGMVLPPPPNPAHVLPNPMEQQHARDAPPAQPPRHRQSRFFDENESPVDPQHGSKLADYNGDDGNVGEYEADKQAELAYNEEEDGDGGEEDVQDDEDRELQGDRPVDYGKRHQAIDIL from the exons ATGGTGGGGTTCGGTGCAAATCGAAGAGGAGGTCGTCTTCCGTCCTTCATCCTGATCGCATTGATGGTGGTTATCCTTATCCTGTCGTTCAACTACTGGACCGTGTCCAACAAACACACCCGCCTGCTGGACGAGCTGGCGGAGGTGCAGACGCAGGTGAAGCGCACGGACGCGGCGCGCAGCCGGCTGGAGAAGCGCAACTCGGAGCTGATGGTGCAGGTGGACGCGCATCGGAAGCAGATCGATCAGAAGGATGGCGACTTCAACACGCTGGAGAGCAAGCTGCGTGCGTGCGAGACGCAGGTCAGAAGGTGCACGGATGATAAG GCGAAGATGGAGAGTGAGGTCACCGCTCAGACGTCGGAGATCCAGAGGCTGACAG AGCAGCTGAAGGAACTGCGGCAGGAGTTCATAAAACAGGAGGAGCAGCTGAGAGAAGTGAAGGGGAACAGCACCTACCTGGAGAGGAAGCTGGAGTATGAGAg TTTGCAATGCGGACGTCAGATCGCCCAGCTCAAAGAGGACTACGAggacaagaagaagaaactgGAAGGGGAGACCGCCAAGCTGAAACAG agcctGCTTGGGAATCGGCTGAGCGGTGCAGTCGGGGGCCACGCTGACAGGGCTGCGGAGGGACAGAATGCCGGAGAGCGTCACACCGAGACCGCAAAGCACCAGGACGGCCCCGAGCTGAAGG TTGGCCTCGGCAAGCTTGCCAGTGACGCCGGCATGCCAGGCATCGAGGACAGCGAAGTGGGAAAACTGGAAGAAATGCAATTtg ctctgaaAAAGCCAGCGATCACCCGGAACCAAGCGGGCCACGTGGGGGACACCGGGGTCAAGGAGGAcacggcgggggcgggggcgggggcgggggcgggcccCGACCTCCAGAAGGCCGGCGGGGCGTTGGCGGGCGCGGCGTTGGAGCAGGTGGGCGCAGGAAACGGCGCGTTGCCGCAGCAGCGCGTgcagcagccccccccgcccgcccaggGGGACAAACCGGTGCTCTTCGACGAGGACCGCAAGGCCGGCGTGCGCGCGGACGAGCTCGGGGAGAGCCGGAGGG GTCCAGACGGTGGGAAGGCAGATGGTTTAGATGCGAAGGGCATGGTCCTGCCgccaccccccaaccccgcccatGTCCTGCCCAATCCCATGGAGCAGCAGCATGCCAGAGATGCCCCGCCCGCCCAGCCGCCCCGCCACCGGCAGA GCCGGTTCTTTGATGAGAATGAGTCCCCTGTAGATCCGCAGCACGGCTCTAAGCTGGCGGACTACAACGGGGACGACGGGAACGTGGGTGAGTACGAGGCGGACAAGCAGGCCGAGCTGGCCTACAATGAGGAAGAAGATGGTGATGGTGGGGAAGAAGACGTCCAAG ATGACGAAGACCGTGAACTTCAGGGAGATCGCCCTGTGGACTATGGAAAGCGACACCAAGCCATCGACATCCTGTGA
- the golm2 gene encoding protein GOLM2 isoform X2, which yields MVGFGANRRGGRLPSFILIALMVVILILSFNYWTVSNKHTRLLDELAEVQTQVKRTDAARSRLEKRNSELMVQVDAHRKQIDQKDGDFNTLESKLRACETQVRRCTDDKAKMESEVTAQTSEIQRLTEQLKELRQEFIKQEEQLREVKGNSTYLERKLEYESLQCGRQIAQLKEDYEDKKKKLEGETAKLKQSLLGNRLSGAVGGHADRAAEGQNAGERHTETAKHQDGPELKVGLGKLASDAGMPGIEDSEVGKLEEMQFALKKPAITRNQAGHVGDTGVKEDTAGAGAGAGAGPDLQKAGGALAGAALEQVGAGNGALPQQRVQQPPPPAQGDKPVLFDEDRKAGVRADELGESRRGPDGGKADGLDAKGMVLPPPPNPAHVLPNPMEQQHARDAPPAQPPRHRQNDEDRELQGDRPVDYGKRHQAIDIL from the exons ATGGTGGGGTTCGGTGCAAATCGAAGAGGAGGTCGTCTTCCGTCCTTCATCCTGATCGCATTGATGGTGGTTATCCTTATCCTGTCGTTCAACTACTGGACCGTGTCCAACAAACACACCCGCCTGCTGGACGAGCTGGCGGAGGTGCAGACGCAGGTGAAGCGCACGGACGCGGCGCGCAGCCGGCTGGAGAAGCGCAACTCGGAGCTGATGGTGCAGGTGGACGCGCATCGGAAGCAGATCGATCAGAAGGATGGCGACTTCAACACGCTGGAGAGCAAGCTGCGTGCGTGCGAGACGCAGGTCAGAAGGTGCACGGATGATAAG GCGAAGATGGAGAGTGAGGTCACCGCTCAGACGTCGGAGATCCAGAGGCTGACAG AGCAGCTGAAGGAACTGCGGCAGGAGTTCATAAAACAGGAGGAGCAGCTGAGAGAAGTGAAGGGGAACAGCACCTACCTGGAGAGGAAGCTGGAGTATGAGAg TTTGCAATGCGGACGTCAGATCGCCCAGCTCAAAGAGGACTACGAggacaagaagaagaaactgGAAGGGGAGACCGCCAAGCTGAAACAG agcctGCTTGGGAATCGGCTGAGCGGTGCAGTCGGGGGCCACGCTGACAGGGCTGCGGAGGGACAGAATGCCGGAGAGCGTCACACCGAGACCGCAAAGCACCAGGACGGCCCCGAGCTGAAGG TTGGCCTCGGCAAGCTTGCCAGTGACGCCGGCATGCCAGGCATCGAGGACAGCGAAGTGGGAAAACTGGAAGAAATGCAATTtg ctctgaaAAAGCCAGCGATCACCCGGAACCAAGCGGGCCACGTGGGGGACACCGGGGTCAAGGAGGAcacggcgggggcgggggcgggggcgggggcgggcccCGACCTCCAGAAGGCCGGCGGGGCGTTGGCGGGCGCGGCGTTGGAGCAGGTGGGCGCAGGAAACGGCGCGTTGCCGCAGCAGCGCGTgcagcagccccccccgcccgcccaggGGGACAAACCGGTGCTCTTCGACGAGGACCGCAAGGCCGGCGTGCGCGCGGACGAGCTCGGGGAGAGCCGGAGGG GTCCAGACGGTGGGAAGGCAGATGGTTTAGATGCGAAGGGCATGGTCCTGCCgccaccccccaaccccgcccatGTCCTGCCCAATCCCATGGAGCAGCAGCATGCCAGAGATGCCCCGCCCGCCCAGCCGCCCCGCCACCGGCAGA ATGACGAAGACCGTGAACTTCAGGGAGATCGCCCTGTGGACTATGGAAAGCGACACCAAGCCATCGACATCCTGTGA